The genomic segment TAAAATATCGGTAATGAGGGGTAAAGTTTTGTCTTTTGAGCCATAAAGTTGGGCAAACTGCGGTACAATCAAGACCAATAGCCCGATAGATAAAGTGAGCGAAATCAACAACACTATCACCGGGTAGAACAGGATTTTCTTCACTTTTTTCGCCAATTTTTCCGATTTTGCTCGGCTTTCAGCTAAATTAGTCAGCATAATGCCCAGTTTTCCGCTTTGCTCGCCCATTTTGATTAGTTGAATTTCTTGATTGGTCACAAATTTACCCAATTTCTCCAACGATTGTGAAAAGGCATAGCCACTTTCAATATGCTGAATCAGCTCATTAAGCCATTGATAAAGCTGGATATTTCGGCAGTTTTGCAACAACATAGACAATGCCTGTTTTAACGGAATGGCAGAATTAACCAACAACGCCAGTTGCGATAACAGGCTGTTCACCTCTTCTTTTTTCGGGTTCGTTGAAAGCACAAAATTTCGGCTAATCCGAATGTGCTGATAACCTTGTGCCAGCAAAAGGTTTTCCAACATTTCTCGATTCGTTGCCAACCGCTTTCCACGCTGTTTCTGCCCGAATCGGCTCTGGGCTTTCCAATGAAATTCATAGATTTTCGTCATTGCCTAGCACCCTTAAAATTTCTGCCTGATTGGTTTTTCCTTCCGCCAATTTTTCTTTTGCACTGTCGGCAAGGGTTTTAAAATCCAAACAAGCGGTGTTTTTTTCAAAATTTTTTGCAGATCGGTTTAAGAGTTGATATACCCCAATTTGCCCTTTATACCCTTGATAACAATGCTCACAGCCTGCCCCACCGCATTTCACACACACTCGGCGTAACAGGCGTTGAGCAATCACGAGTAGCAATGAATTTTTCAGTTCATACTCTTTTATGCCGAGCTGTAGCAACCGTTCCACCGCTGAAGGGGCATCATTGGTGTGCAAAGTCGAAAGCACCAAATGCCCGGTTTGTGCTGCCCTTAGTGCCATTTCTGCACTCTCTTCATCACGAATTTCGCCGAGCATAATAATGTCCGGATCTTGGCGTAGAAAGGTTCTTAACAGTTGGCTGAAATCTAAGTTAATCCCTCGATTCACTTGGGTTTGGATAATTCCCTCAATCTCAATTTCAATCGGGTCTTCGGCAGTCAAAATATGCTTTTCACTGCTGTTTAAATGGCTTAATGCACTGTAAAGCGTGATACTTTTACCGCTCCCAGTCGGGCCAGTTACTAAAATCAACCCTTGAGGCTGACTGAGGGCATTCAGCAAATTGGCTTTCTGAGCCGGGTTAAAGCCTAAATCTAAAAAATCAAAATGGGTCGGTTTATTTTTTTGTAGCCGTAGCACCACTTTTTCGCCGAAGTGCGTTGGCAAGGTAGAAACACGGAAATCCAGTGTTTCAGCTAACAGTGTTTTGAAATGAAATTGCCCGTCTTGTGGCAAGCGAGTCTCGCTGATATCGAGCTTCGCCAATAATTTAACCCGTGAAATCAAACGGCTGGATAAACTACTCGGCAAGCTTTTATAAAT from the Mannheimia haemolytica genome contains:
- the gspF gene encoding type IV pilin biogenesis protein encodes the protein MTKIYEFHWKAQSRFGQKQRGKRLATNREMLENLLLAQGYQHIRISRNFVLSTNPKKEEVNSLLSQLALLVNSAIPLKQALSMLLQNCRNIQLYQWLNELIQHIESGYAFSQSLEKLGKFVTNQEIQLIKMGEQSGKLGIMLTNLAESRAKSEKLAKKVKKILFYPVIVLLISLTLSIGLLVLIVPQFAQLYGSKDKTLPLITDILFTLSECLIEQGSVLLGTLLLAVIFYLFFAKKSRLVAKWKMALWAKMPLFRRIIEQSRIIFFSQNIALMLNAHIPLDVTLRSFLSEKNDDPILQQEIGTMLNLLQQGYKFSQGINPNVFGAEMAQMLEVGEKSGNVAKMCEHISEMYQQKLDYQIDILSQLLEPMLMLIMGVIVGTIIVGLYLPIFDMGALVE
- the gspE gene encoding Type II traffic warden ATPase, with the translated sequence MEYSVTDLNSQRFIEISAEQWQKNCNEKQILLRYLAVPLQETEEQLWLGIDDMQNLNACEIFAFIYHKQIEPVLISSEELKFLLNALSPEQSSQQSEIYEENPLYPFSENNEQPDRNDPIIQILENLFKFCLQQNASDIHLEPQKETLLIRLRIDGVLHIYKSLPSSLSSRLISRVKLLAKLDISETRLPQDGQFHFKTLLAETLDFRVSTLPTHFGEKVVLRLQKNKPTHFDFLDLGFNPAQKANLLNALSQPQGLILVTGPTGSGKSITLYSALSHLNSSEKHILTAEDPIEIEIEGIIQTQVNRGINLDFSQLLRTFLRQDPDIIMLGEIRDEESAEMALRAAQTGHLVLSTLHTNDAPSAVERLLQLGIKEYELKNSLLLVIAQRLLRRVCVKCGGAGCEHCYQGYKGQIGVYQLLNRSAKNFEKNTACLDFKTLADSAKEKLAEGKTNQAEILRVLGNDENL